The Camelina sativa cultivar DH55 chromosome 14, Cs, whole genome shotgun sequence genome includes a window with the following:
- the LOC104777517 gene encoding uncharacterized protein At1g04910 isoform X2: protein MKSKIHHQPNGGSNNGVVTGNDNGCRSESPSPPLSPNRRVLRRQRRQTLLRASSFSLRRNLRYLLLLPMIYASGLLMCVGPFSGLVGGVYVPGSVYRSPEIYRKLKDDILSDNSTALELSYVWKYKRRPKMPKPCPNSTVSSHLGLTSESSHLAPSGYLIVEANGGLNQQRSAICNAVAVAGLLNAVLVIPQFEFHAIWKDSSTFGDIYDEDHFISSLEGYVKIVRDVPDEIMTRFNYNMSSIPTIRVQAWATVNYYNGEVYPLLKEHGVIRISPFANRLAMSVPPYIQLLRCIANYNALKFSSPISTLAEKLVDRMVEKSSETGGKYVSVHLRFEEDMVAFSCCLYEGGRAEKSEMDVIRQKSWKGKFKRRDRVIRPDLNRVNGKCPLTPLEVGMMLRGMGFDNNTSIYLASGRIYQREKHLAPLQEMFPRLYTKESLATREELAPFEGYSSRMAALDYTVSLLSEVFVTTQGGNFPHFLMGHRRFLFGGHAKTVIPDKPKLVLLLQDMDVRWEVFKKEMKLMLGESDRKGVMVPRVRKINRKTSIYTYPLPECECIFHLSSNFSATGNIQNLGTLHPTSNLMNTARL, encoded by the exons ATGAAAAGCAAAATCCACCACCAGCCCAATGGCGGGAGCAACAATGGTGTTGTTACAGGTAACGATAATGGCTGTCGAAGTGAGTCACCAAGCCCGCCTTTATCTCCAAACCGGCGTGTCCTCCGTCGTCAACGGCGGCAGACTTTACTCAGagcttcctctttctctctccggAGAAATCTCCGTTACTTGCTTCTCCTTCCTATGATTTACGCTTCTGGGCTTCTCATGTGTGTCGGTCCTTTCTCGGGTCTTGTCGGGGGGGTTTATGTTCCCGGGTCTGTTTATCGGAGCCCCGAGATTTACCGGAAACTTAAAGATGACATTCTCTCTGACAATTCAACCGCCCTTGAG TTGTCTTATGTGTGGAAATACAAAAGGAGACCAAAAATGCCAAAACCTTGTCCTAATTCAACAGTTTCATCACATCTTGGTCTTACCAGTG AATCATCTCATCTTGCTCCTAGTGGTTACTTGATCGTTGAGGCAAATGGTGGTCTTAATCAGCAACGTTCCGcg ATTTGCAATGCTGTGGCTGTTGCTGGACTCCTCAACGCAGTTTTAGTCATACCCCAGTTTGAATTTCATGCTATTTGGAAGGATTCTAG CACATTTGGGGATATTTATGACGAAGATCATTTCATATCTAGCCTCGAAGGTTATGTGAAAATTGTGAGAGATGTTCCTGATGAGATAATGACTCGTTTTAATTACAACATGTCAAGTATCCCTACTATTCGGGTTCAAGCTTGGGCTACCGTAAACTACTATAATGGGGAAGTCTATCCGCTCTTAAAGGAACATGG gGTTATACGGATTTCTCCTTTCGCAAATAGATTGGCGATGAGTGTTCCACCATATATCCAACTTTTGAGGTGCATAGCTAATTACAATGCATTGAAGTTTTCTTCACCCATATCAACACTAGCTGAAAAGTTAGTCGATCGGATGGTCGAGAAAAGCTCAGAGACCGGAGGAAAGTATGTCTCAGTTCACCTTCGATTTGAGgag gacaTGGTGGCATTCTCATGTTGTCTCTACGAAGGTGGAAGAGCTGAGAAATCTGAAATGGATGTGATCAGACAGAAAAGTTGGAAAGGAAAGTTCAAACGAAGAGATCGTGTCATTAGGCCTGACCTTAACCGAGTTAATGGAAAATGTCCCCTTACCCCGTTAGAG GTCGGTATGATGCTCCGTGGTATGGGATTTGATAACAACACGTCAATATATTTGGCCTCGGGACGAATCTATCAGCGTGAGAAACATTTGGCTCCTCTCCAGGAAATGTTTCCCCGTCTCTACACAAAAGAGTCTCTTGCAACTCGAGAGGAGCTTGCCCCATTTGag GGATATTCTTCCAGAATGGCTGCTTTGGACTACACAGTGAGCTTGTTAAGTGAAGTGTTTGTGACAACTCAAGGTGGAAACTTTCCCCATTTTTTGATGGGCCATCGGAGATTCCTCTTCGGTGGACATGCTAAAACTGTCATACCGGACAAACCCAAACTCGTTCTCCTTCTTCAGGACATGGACGTGAG GTGGGAAGTTTTCAAAAAAGAGATGAAATTGATGCTAGGGGAAAGTGATAGAAAGGGAGTGATGGTACCTAGGGTCAGGAAGATCAACCGGAAAACTTCCATTTACACATACCCTTTACCCGAATGCGAATGCATCTTTCATTTGTCTTCCAATTTCTCAGCTACGGGAAACATTCAGAATCTTGGAACACTTCATCCAACTTCCAACCTCATGAATACTGCAAGACTATAG
- the LOC104777517 gene encoding uncharacterized protein At1g04910 isoform X1, whose protein sequence is MKSKIHHQPNGGSNNGVVTGNDNGCRSESPSPPLSPNRRVLRRQRRQTLLRASSFSLRRNLRYLLLLPMIYASGLLMCVGPFSGLVGWVYVPGSVYRSPEIYRKLKDDILSDNSTALEQLSSVWKYKRRPKMPKPCPNSTVSSRLGLTSESSHLIPTGYLIVEANGGLNQQRSAICNAVAVAGLLNAVLVIPQFEFHAIWKDSSTFGDIYDEDHFISSLEGYVKIVRDVPDEIMTRFNYNMSSIPTIRVQAWATVNYYNGEVYPLLKEHGVIRISPFANRLAMSVPPYIQLLRCIANYNALKFSSPISTLAEKLVDRMVEKSSETGGKYVSVHLRFEEDMVAFSCCLYEGGRAEKSEMDVIRQKSWKGKFKRRDRVIRPDLNRVNGKCPLTPLEVGMMLRGMGFDNNTSIYLASGRIYQREKHLAPLQEMFPRLYTKESLATREELAPFEGYSSRMAALDYTVSLLSEVFVTTQGGNFPHFLMGHRRFLFGGHAKTVIPDKPKLVLLLQDMDVRWEVFKKEMKLMLGESDRKGVMVPRVRKINRKTSIYTYPLPECECIFHLSSNFSATGNIQNLGTLHPTSNLMNTARL, encoded by the exons ATGAAAAGCAAAATCCACCACCAGCCCAATGGCGGGAGCAACAATGGTGTTGTTACAGGTAACGATAATGGCTGTCGAAGTGAGTCACCAAGCCCGCCTTTATCTCCAAACCGGCGTGTCCT CCGTCGTCAACGGCGGCAGACTTTACTCAGagcttcctctttctctctccgtAGAAATCTCCGTTACTTGCTTCTCCTTCCTATGATTTACGCTTCTGGGCTTCTCATGTGTGTCGGTCCTTTCTCGGGTCTTGTCGGGTGGGTTTATGTTCCCGGGTCTGTTTATCGGAGCCCCGAGATTTACCGGAAACTTAAAGATGACATTCTCTCTGACAATTCAACCGCCCTTGAG CAGTTGTCTTCTGTGTGGAAATACAAAAGGAGACCAAAAATGCCAAAACCTTGTCCTAATTCAACAGTTTCATCACGTCTTGGTCTTACCAGTG AATCTTCTCATCTTATTCCTACTGGTTACTTGATCGTTGAGGCAAATGGTGGTCTTAATCAGCAGCGTTCAGcg ATTTGCAATGCTGTGGCTGTTGCTGGACTCCTCAACGCAGTTTTAGTCATACCCCAGTTTGAATTTCATGCTATTTGGAAGGATTCTAG CACATTTGGGGATATTTATGACGAAGATCATTTCATATCTAGCCTCGAAGGTTATGTGAAAATTGTGAGAGATGTTCCTGATGAGATAATGACTCGTTTTAATTACAACATGTCAAGTATCCCTACTATTCGGGTTCAAGCTTGGGCTACCGTAAACTACTATAATGGGGAAGTCTATCCGCTCTTAAAGGAACATGG gGTTATACGGATTTCTCCTTTCGCAAATAGATTGGCGATGAGTGTTCCACCATATATCCAACTTTTGAGGTGCATAGCTAATTACAATGCATTGAAGTTTTCTTCACCCATATCAACACTAGCTGAAAAGTTAGTCGATCGGATGGTCGAGAAAAGCTCAGAGACCGGAGGAAAGTATGTCTCAGTTCACCTTCGATTTGAGgag gacaTGGTGGCATTCTCATGTTGTCTCTACGAAGGTGGAAGAGCTGAGAAATCTGAAATGGATGTGATCAGACAGAAAAGTTGGAAAGGAAAGTTCAAACGAAGAGATCGTGTCATTAGGCCTGACCTTAACCGAGTTAATGGAAAATGTCCCCTTACCCCGTTAGAG GTCGGTATGATGCTCCGTGGTATGGGATTTGATAACAACACGTCAATATATTTGGCCTCGGGACGAATCTATCAGCGTGAGAAACATTTGGCTCCTCTCCAGGAAATGTTTCCCCGTCTCTACACAAAAGAGTCTCTTGCAACTCGAGAGGAGCTTGCCCCATTTGag GGATATTCTTCCAGAATGGCTGCTTTGGACTACACAGTGAGCTTGTTAAGTGAAGTGTTTGTGACAACTCAAGGTGGAAACTTTCCCCATTTTTTGATGGGCCATCGGAGATTCCTCTTCGGTGGACATGCTAAAACTGTCATACCGGACAAACCCAAACTCGTTCTCCTTCTTCAGGACATGGACGTGAG GTGGGAAGTTTTCAAAAAAGAGATGAAATTGATGCTAGGGGAAAGTGATAGAAAGGGAGTGATGGTACCTAGGGTCAGGAAGATCAACCGGAAAACTTCCATTTACACATACCCTTTACCCGAATGCGAATGCATCTTTCATTTGTCTTCCAATTTCTCAGCTACGGGAAACATTCAGAATCTTGGAACACTTCATCCAACTTCCAACCTCATGAATACTGCAAGACTATAG
- the LOC104777517 gene encoding uncharacterized protein At1g04910 isoform X3, whose product MKSKIHHQPNGGSNNGVVTGNDNGCRSESPSPPLSPNRRVLRRQRRQTLLRASSFSLRRNLRYLLLLPMIYASGLLMCVGPFSGLVGWVYVPGSVYRSPEIYRKLKDDILSDNSTALELSSVWKYKRRPKMPKPCPNSTVSSRLGLTSESSHLIPTGYLIVEANGGLNQQRSAICNAVAVAGLLNAVLVIPQFEFHAIWKDSSTFGDIYDEDHFISSLEGYVKIVRDVPDEIMTRFNYNMSSIPTIRVQAWATVNYYNGEVYPLLKEHGVIRISPFANRLAMSVPPYIQLLRCIANYNALKFSSPISTLAEKLVDRMVEKSSETGGKYVSVHLRFEEDMVAFSCCLYEGGRAEKSEMDVIRQKSWKGKFKRRDRVIRPDLNRVNGKCPLTPLEVGMMLRGMGFDNNTSIYLASGRIYQREKHLAPLQEMFPRLYTKESLATREELAPFEGYSSRMAALDYTVSLLSEVFVTTQGGNFPHFLMGHRRFLFGGHAKTVIPDKPKLVLLLQDMDVRWEVFKKEMKLMLGESDRKGVMVPRVRKINRKTSIYTYPLPECECIFHLSSNFSATGNIQNLGTLHPTSNLMNTARL is encoded by the exons ATGAAAAGCAAAATCCACCACCAGCCCAATGGCGGGAGCAACAATGGTGTTGTTACAGGTAACGATAATGGCTGTCGAAGTGAGTCACCAAGCCCGCCTTTATCTCCAAACCGGCGTGTCCT CCGTCGTCAACGGCGGCAGACTTTACTCAGagcttcctctttctctctccgtAGAAATCTCCGTTACTTGCTTCTCCTTCCTATGATTTACGCTTCTGGGCTTCTCATGTGTGTCGGTCCTTTCTCGGGTCTTGTCGGGTGGGTTTATGTTCCCGGGTCTGTTTATCGGAGCCCCGAGATTTACCGGAAACTTAAAGATGACATTCTCTCTGACAATTCAACCGCCCTTGAG TTGTCTTCTGTGTGGAAATACAAAAGGAGACCAAAAATGCCAAAACCTTGTCCTAATTCAACAGTTTCATCACGTCTTGGTCTTACCAGTG AATCTTCTCATCTTATTCCTACTGGTTACTTGATCGTTGAGGCAAATGGTGGTCTTAATCAGCAGCGTTCAGcg ATTTGCAATGCTGTGGCTGTTGCTGGACTCCTCAACGCAGTTTTAGTCATACCCCAGTTTGAATTTCATGCTATTTGGAAGGATTCTAG CACATTTGGGGATATTTATGACGAAGATCATTTCATATCTAGCCTCGAAGGTTATGTGAAAATTGTGAGAGATGTTCCTGATGAGATAATGACTCGTTTTAATTACAACATGTCAAGTATCCCTACTATTCGGGTTCAAGCTTGGGCTACCGTAAACTACTATAATGGGGAAGTCTATCCGCTCTTAAAGGAACATGG gGTTATACGGATTTCTCCTTTCGCAAATAGATTGGCGATGAGTGTTCCACCATATATCCAACTTTTGAGGTGCATAGCTAATTACAATGCATTGAAGTTTTCTTCACCCATATCAACACTAGCTGAAAAGTTAGTCGATCGGATGGTCGAGAAAAGCTCAGAGACCGGAGGAAAGTATGTCTCAGTTCACCTTCGATTTGAGgag gacaTGGTGGCATTCTCATGTTGTCTCTACGAAGGTGGAAGAGCTGAGAAATCTGAAATGGATGTGATCAGACAGAAAAGTTGGAAAGGAAAGTTCAAACGAAGAGATCGTGTCATTAGGCCTGACCTTAACCGAGTTAATGGAAAATGTCCCCTTACCCCGTTAGAG GTCGGTATGATGCTCCGTGGTATGGGATTTGATAACAACACGTCAATATATTTGGCCTCGGGACGAATCTATCAGCGTGAGAAACATTTGGCTCCTCTCCAGGAAATGTTTCCCCGTCTCTACACAAAAGAGTCTCTTGCAACTCGAGAGGAGCTTGCCCCATTTGag GGATATTCTTCCAGAATGGCTGCTTTGGACTACACAGTGAGCTTGTTAAGTGAAGTGTTTGTGACAACTCAAGGTGGAAACTTTCCCCATTTTTTGATGGGCCATCGGAGATTCCTCTTCGGTGGACATGCTAAAACTGTCATACCGGACAAACCCAAACTCGTTCTCCTTCTTCAGGACATGGACGTGAG GTGGGAAGTTTTCAAAAAAGAGATGAAATTGATGCTAGGGGAAAGTGATAGAAAGGGAGTGATGGTACCTAGGGTCAGGAAGATCAACCGGAAAACTTCCATTTACACATACCCTTTACCCGAATGCGAATGCATCTTTCATTTGTCTTCCAATTTCTCAGCTACGGGAAACATTCAGAATCTTGGAACACTTCATCCAACTTCCAACCTCATGAATACTGCAAGACTATAG